One region of Planctomycetia bacterium genomic DNA includes:
- a CDS encoding PSD1 and planctomycete cytochrome C domain-containing protein: MPIGSFVVAALSVCIALTIDIGSVRSADTRLEFFEKKIRPVLVAHCYECHSTEADGRGKLKAGLVVDTRAGLLKGGESGASVTPGKPAESLLLSAIKHDGLEMPPNQKLPPEVIADFEKWISDGAYDPREGEAVVKKRGMSIEDGRKFWSFIPPRDAPLPEVRQKTWPTDALDHFILAKLDEQRLAPAADAEPRIFVRRLYYDLIGLPPTEAETTSFLRSWDRSPDSAIESTVDTLLASPHFGERWGRHWLDVARYADSNGRDRNVYYYHAWRYRDYVIDSFNRDQPFDLFVREQIAGDLLPAESRDERDRRRIATGFLALGPKAFEEQKPEVFRMDVIDEQIELVGRAVLGLSVGCARCHDHKFDPIPTADYYALAGIFRNAQPLYGYGPKGIKATAYAHTELQPLGPDAERSGAGGLAYLAKLHELTLAQNTARSDRYRIVRRVSAAKLDMQKPGADKAKFETDIAKMEAEVKDWDVKVKAHEAALQSAMDHPPRMPGWAMGLRERDRIEDCRIHIRGDTLNLGETVPRGMLQVVPLSNSPSIAKNESGRLQLAEWLTDRRNPLTARVYVNRIWLHLFGRGLVSTPDDFGVNGARPSHAELLDHLAVRFMNGGWSTKRLVRELVMSRTYRQGIAVPEVTAEPNGGASSVSDFSVVDPDNVFLSHMRPRRLEAEVIRDAIMQVAGTLDRSPPPQEQAFLAKYNPYREDEFRTFQPLFASTQIEHPHRSVYLPVVRGVLPEVFRLFDFASPDRSTSQREESVVPAQSLYFLNNEWVIGQAKALSEWLLKIESLDDAGRIGAVYRRAFSREPTAREIERALQYLSSPESLIPDPKVKTPPNSERLRLERWVSFCQIIFASAEFRYVN; the protein is encoded by the coding sequence CACGCTTGGAGTTCTTCGAGAAGAAGATCCGCCCGGTGCTCGTGGCTCATTGCTATGAGTGTCATTCGACTGAAGCGGACGGTCGCGGAAAACTCAAGGCCGGGCTCGTGGTCGATACCCGAGCCGGGTTGTTGAAGGGAGGCGAAAGCGGCGCATCGGTGACGCCCGGCAAGCCGGCGGAGAGTTTGCTGTTGTCGGCCATAAAGCATGATGGCCTCGAAATGCCGCCGAATCAAAAGTTGCCGCCTGAGGTGATCGCCGACTTCGAGAAATGGATCTCCGATGGAGCGTACGATCCGCGCGAAGGGGAGGCCGTCGTCAAAAAGCGCGGCATGTCGATCGAAGACGGCCGAAAGTTTTGGTCGTTCATTCCGCCGCGCGATGCTCCGCTGCCGGAAGTTCGACAAAAGACTTGGCCGACCGATGCACTCGATCATTTTATTCTCGCCAAGCTCGACGAACAACGACTCGCGCCCGCCGCCGACGCTGAGCCGCGAATCTTCGTTCGTCGGCTGTACTACGACCTGATCGGCCTTCCGCCGACGGAGGCGGAAACGACCTCGTTTCTCCGATCGTGGGATCGCAGTCCGGACTCGGCCATCGAGAGCACCGTCGACACGCTCCTTGCCTCGCCCCACTTCGGCGAACGCTGGGGACGCCACTGGCTCGATGTCGCCCGATATGCCGACAGCAACGGCCGAGATCGGAACGTCTATTACTATCACGCTTGGCGCTATCGCGACTACGTGATCGACTCTTTCAATCGTGATCAGCCGTTCGACTTGTTCGTGCGTGAGCAGATTGCCGGCGACTTATTGCCGGCCGAGTCGCGCGACGAACGTGATCGGCGGCGGATCGCAACCGGCTTTTTGGCCTTGGGCCCGAAGGCGTTCGAAGAACAAAAGCCCGAAGTGTTTCGAATGGACGTGATCGACGAGCAGATCGAGCTTGTCGGTCGTGCGGTGCTGGGGCTGTCGGTCGGCTGCGCTCGTTGTCACGATCACAAGTTCGATCCGATTCCCACGGCCGACTACTATGCCTTGGCCGGAATTTTTCGCAATGCCCAGCCACTCTACGGCTACGGTCCTAAGGGAATTAAGGCAACCGCATACGCCCATACAGAACTGCAGCCGCTCGGTCCCGATGCGGAACGATCGGGAGCCGGCGGACTCGCGTATCTCGCGAAGTTGCATGAGCTGACGCTCGCTCAGAACACGGCCCGATCGGATCGATATCGGATCGTACGCCGCGTCTCGGCCGCCAAGCTCGACATGCAAAAGCCGGGTGCCGACAAGGCAAAGTTCGAGACCGACATCGCCAAAATGGAAGCGGAAGTCAAAGACTGGGATGTGAAAGTTAAAGCTCACGAAGCAGCTTTGCAATCGGCGATGGATCATCCTCCACGGATGCCCGGCTGGGCGATGGGGCTACGAGAGCGCGATCGGATCGAGGACTGCCGGATTCACATTCGGGGAGACACGCTCAACCTCGGAGAGACCGTGCCTCGCGGGATGCTGCAAGTCGTTCCGCTCTCGAATAGCCCATCGATCGCGAAGAACGAAAGCGGTCGACTTCAGTTGGCGGAATGGTTGACCGATCGTCGCAACCCTCTCACGGCGCGGGTGTACGTCAATCGAATCTGGCTGCATCTATTCGGCCGCGGCCTCGTCTCCACGCCCGACGACTTCGGCGTGAACGGCGCTCGCCCCTCGCACGCCGAGTTGCTCGATCACTTGGCCGTGCGATTCATGAACGGCGGCTGGTCGACCAAACGATTGGTGCGAGAGCTGGTGATGAGCCGGACCTATCGACAAGGCATCGCGGTTCCCGAAGTGACGGCAGAACCTAACGGCGGCGCTTCATCCGTTTCGGATTTCTCCGTGGTCGATCCGGATAACGTCTTTCTCTCCCACATGCGTCCTCGCCGGCTCGAAGCCGAAGTGATACGCGATGCGATCATGCAGGTGGCGGGGACCTTAGATCGATCTCCGCCGCCGCAGGAGCAGGCATTCCTCGCCAAGTACAATCCCTACCGAGAAGATGAGTTTCGAACGTTCCAGCCGCTGTTCGCTTCAACGCAGATCGAGCATCCGCATCGCAGCGTCTACCTGCCGGTCGTTCGCGGTGTCTTGCCCGAAGTGTTTCGATTGTTCGACTTCGCCTCACCTGATCGCTCGACTTCGCAGCGAGAGGAAAGCGTCGTTCCGGCGCAGTCTTTGTACTTTTTGAACAACGAATGGGTTATCGGACAGGCAAAGGCGTTGAGCGAGTGGCTGCTTAAAATCGAATCTCTCGACGACGCCGGACGAATCGGAGCCGTCTATCGACGGGCATTTTCTCGCGAACCGACCGCTCGAGAGATCGAACGAGCGTTGCAGTACTTGAGTAGTCCCGAATCGTTGATCCCGGACCCGAAAGTTAAGACCCCGCCCAACTCGGAGCGATTGCGTCTCGAACGTTGGGTCAGTTTTTGCCAGATCATTTTTGCGAGCGCCGAGTTTCGTTACGTGAATTAG
- a CDS encoding DUF1501 domain-containing protein produces MNPNPISRRRMLQGVSTGFGFTAFAGIAFQAAAEERTRSKPVGPLEPKKPHFNAKAKRVIFLCMRGGPSHMETFDPKPKLSADDGKPGKNKNCKLLGSRWKFNKHGESGLEIVDLLPETAKHVDKLCVLRGMHTDNENHPQALEQLHTGSFQFIRPSLGSWTLYGLGTENQDLPGFISINPLTSLGGARYYSSAFLPAAYSASLLGDANRPTRNPTIGNLSNPRLTAAGQRHQLDLLQAMNRDVVDKSRDARVEGLIESYELAFRMQDALPQVMDIAGESKAMIAKYNAEETFGRQCLLARRFAEAGVRFIEITHTEWDLHGFLTGGMTKNCAAIDKPIAALLDDLKMRGMLDDTLIVWGGEFGRTPDDPTTDGRGHNNKGYSMWLAGGGVRGGMAHGTTDEYGYEAVDGKVHIHDLHATILHLLGLETDISRSTWSRRNFEVLRSLHFALTYSYSKPCFSL; encoded by the coding sequence ATGAATCCGAATCCTATTTCGCGTCGCCGAATGTTGCAGGGCGTCTCCACCGGCTTCGGCTTTACGGCCTTCGCCGGGATCGCATTTCAAGCGGCCGCTGAAGAACGCACTAGATCCAAACCAGTCGGGCCGCTTGAGCCCAAGAAGCCTCACTTCAACGCGAAGGCGAAGCGGGTCATCTTTCTCTGCATGCGCGGCGGACCGTCGCACATGGAAACGTTCGATCCCAAGCCGAAACTTTCGGCCGATGACGGCAAGCCGGGCAAGAACAAAAACTGTAAGCTGCTGGGGTCGCGCTGGAAGTTCAACAAGCATGGCGAGAGCGGCTTGGAAATCGTCGACTTGCTGCCCGAAACGGCAAAACACGTGGACAAGCTGTGCGTTCTCCGCGGCATGCACACCGACAACGAAAATCATCCGCAAGCACTTGAGCAGTTGCACACGGGAAGCTTCCAGTTCATCCGTCCGTCGCTCGGATCGTGGACCTTATACGGCCTGGGTACCGAGAACCAAGACCTTCCCGGCTTTATCTCGATCAACCCGCTGACGTCGCTCGGCGGCGCGCGATATTACTCGAGCGCGTTCCTGCCGGCGGCATACTCGGCGAGTTTGCTGGGAGATGCAAATCGGCCGACTCGCAACCCGACTATCGGCAATCTCTCGAACCCGCGGCTGACGGCGGCCGGTCAGCGACATCAACTCGACTTACTCCAGGCCATGAACCGCGACGTCGTCGACAAGAGTCGCGACGCGCGTGTCGAAGGACTCATCGAGTCGTATGAGCTTGCCTTTCGTATGCAGGATGCCCTGCCGCAAGTGATGGATATCGCCGGCGAAAGCAAAGCGATGATCGCCAAGTACAACGCCGAAGAAACATTCGGCCGGCAATGCCTCTTGGCGCGTCGGTTTGCCGAAGCAGGCGTGCGCTTCATCGAGATCACCCATACCGAGTGGGACCTACACGGCTTCCTAACCGGCGGCATGACCAAGAACTGCGCCGCCATCGATAAACCGATCGCGGCCTTGCTCGACGACCTTAAGATGCGGGGCATGTTGGACGACACGCTGATCGTCTGGGGGGGCGAATTCGGCCGAACGCCCGACGACCCGACCACCGACGGTCGCGGTCACAACAATAAGGGATACTCAATGTGGTTGGCCGGCGGCGGAGTGCGCGGCGGAATGGCTCATGGCACCACCGACGAATACGGCTATGAAGCCGTCGACGGGAAGGTCCACATCCACGATTTGCACGCGACCATCTTGCACCTTTTGGGATTAGAGACGGATATATCGCGATCGACCTGGAGTCGTCGCAATTTCGAAGTGCTTCGGAGTCTTCATTTCGCACTGACCTACTCGTATAGCAAACCATGCTTCTCACTTTAG
- a CDS encoding DUF1501 domain-containing protein, with protein sequence HQLLFDSMMSFGPTPAQIPSGYKWHSYRGPGNLPQLDMSLSTLLDDLDERGLLETTLVVVMGEFGRTPRINKDGGRDHYPNAGCVLMAGAGIRRGVVIGATDRNGAVPSTRPYAPGDVAASIYHALGIDPHGTYFPRLPRPTPISDGRIIDGLFA encoded by the coding sequence CATCAGCTCCTCTTCGATTCGATGATGTCGTTCGGACCGACTCCGGCGCAGATCCCCAGCGGCTACAAGTGGCATTCCTATCGCGGCCCCGGCAACCTGCCGCAATTGGACATGTCGCTTTCGACGCTGCTCGACGACTTAGACGAGCGCGGCTTGCTCGAGACCACGCTCGTCGTCGTCATGGGGGAATTTGGACGTACGCCGCGCATCAACAAAGACGGTGGCCGCGATCATTATCCGAACGCCGGCTGCGTCCTCATGGCTGGCGCCGGCATACGGCGCGGCGTGGTGATCGGCGCCACCGATCGGAACGGAGCCGTCCCCTCCACGCGACCTTACGCCCCGGGCGACGTGGCGGCATCGATCTATCACGCCCTTGGAATCGATCCGCACGGAACGTACTTCCCGCGACTCCCGCGACCGACGCCGATCTCCGACGGCCGAATCATCGACGGTTTATTCGCCTAA